One window of Nostoc sp. C052 genomic DNA carries:
- a CDS encoding M48 family metallopeptidase, which translates to MNFFEHQDRARQNTQQLIGLFSLSIAVMIMAIYIATLFLFRMAPRVWWHPGLFLYVAGITIIAIAVGSLYKIACLREGGSVIAQQLGGRLLLPEMTDEQGQQLLNIVEEMAIASGISVPQVYLLDRETSINAFAAGFTPNDAVIGVTRGTLQHLNRDELQGVIGHEFSHILNGDMRLNLRLMGLLHGILFIYLTGEFLWRIRDTFRLEKGDKGLPIWAFGLVLMAIGGIGLLCGRLIKAAVSRQREFLADASAVQFTRNPNGLTGVFQKLQQMDSRLISPGAEAASHMFFGNALNPSFWENMFSTHPPLAERIRRVGGLNVRNLAAMPSRNQVGSPSQESLTMGFAGGSSTMPGQVVNQVGSVTPEHFAHAQALLSQLPESLRLGAREQQSAMAIAFALALDTENLQIQERQITWLREVQPADLVEKTLELSNEISQLDSRIRLPLVDLAVPILRQNSAKECQRLCKCVHGLVVATGSLSLWHFVLQLILWHRLEPSINPASTTTIEFTSIEQIWPDSLLVLSVIARVGHSQPDASTEDIAYAFRSGVFRLPKAGEQEKPEKPLSCNFTELKKSIERLRLATPKLKQAIVDACAHTVLLDNKVTPSEADLLRAIAMTLDCPIPPFLNPQRGVSKQKQSSSKQS; encoded by the coding sequence ATGAATTTCTTTGAACATCAGGATCGGGCACGCCAAAATACGCAACAATTAATTGGGTTATTTTCCCTATCGATCGCAGTTATGATTATGGCGATTTATATTGCCACTTTATTTCTGTTTCGCATGGCTCCTCGTGTTTGGTGGCATCCAGGGTTATTTCTTTACGTCGCTGGGATTACAATAATTGCGATTGCAGTCGGAAGTTTATACAAAATTGCCTGTCTCCGGGAGGGTGGAAGCGTAATTGCTCAACAGTTAGGGGGAAGACTCCTGCTACCAGAAATGACTGATGAACAAGGGCAACAACTATTAAATATTGTCGAGGAAATGGCGATCGCTTCTGGTATTTCCGTCCCACAAGTTTATCTCCTCGACAGAGAAACCAGCATTAATGCCTTTGCTGCCGGATTTACGCCCAATGATGCTGTAATTGGAGTTACCCGTGGCACTTTGCAACACCTTAACCGGGATGAACTACAAGGAGTCATCGGCCACGAATTCAGTCATATTCTCAATGGAGATATGCGGCTAAATTTGCGTTTAATGGGACTACTGCACGGGATTTTGTTCATTTATTTAACTGGGGAATTTCTGTGGCGAATTCGTGATACTTTCCGCTTAGAAAAAGGAGATAAGGGTTTACCTATCTGGGCTTTTGGCTTAGTATTGATGGCAATTGGCGGTATCGGATTACTTTGCGGACGCTTGATTAAAGCCGCAGTCTCTCGCCAACGCGAATTTCTCGCTGATGCTTCGGCGGTACAGTTCACTCGCAACCCCAATGGACTTACCGGAGTCTTTCAAAAACTCCAACAAATGGATTCGCGGTTGATTTCGCCAGGTGCAGAAGCCGCTAGCCACATGTTTTTTGGCAATGCCCTCAACCCCTCTTTCTGGGAAAATATGTTTTCTACCCACCCACCCTTAGCAGAACGTATCCGCCGCGTTGGGGGTTTAAACGTCCGTAATTTAGCAGCAATGCCATCTCGCAATCAAGTGGGTTCCCCCTCCCAGGAATCCCTAACAATGGGCTTTGCTGGTGGTTCTAGCACCATGCCAGGACAGGTTGTAAACCAAGTGGGAAGCGTTACACCAGAGCATTTTGCCCATGCTCAAGCGCTGTTATCGCAGTTACCAGAATCCCTGCGCTTGGGTGCGCGGGAGCAACAAAGTGCAATGGCGATCGCTTTTGCGTTAGCCTTAGATACAGAAAATCTCCAAATCCAAGAACGTCAAATTACTTGGTTACGCGAGGTGCAACCCGCTGATTTGGTAGAGAAAACCCTGGAATTAAGTAACGAAATTAGCCAGTTAGACTCCAGAATTCGTTTGCCACTTGTGGATTTGGCAGTGCCTATATTACGCCAAAATTCTGCCAAAGAATGCCAAAGGCTGTGCAAATGCGTCCACGGTTTAGTTGTAGCCACCGGAAGTTTATCACTGTGGCATTTTGTGTTGCAATTAATACTCTGGCATCGTCTCGAACCTAGTATCAATCCCGCATCTACGACAACGATAGAATTCACTTCCATCGAACAGATTTGGCCAGATAGTCTATTAGTACTATCCGTAATTGCTCGCGTCGGACACTCCCAACCCGATGCCTCCACTGAAGACATCGCCTATGCTTTTCGTTCTGGAGTTTTTCGACTTCCCAAAGCCGGAGAGCAAGAAAAACCAGAAAAACCACTAAGTTGTAATTTCACTGAACTCAAAAAAAGTATTGAGCGTCTGCGTCTTGCCACTCCCAAACTCAAGCAAGCTATTGTTGATGCTTGCGCCCACACGGTACTATTAGATAATAAAGTTACTCCTTCAGAGGCAGATTTACTCAGAGCGATCGCTATGACTTTAGACTGTCCCATCCCCCCATTTTTAAATCCTCAGCGTGGTGTTTCAAAACAGAAACAATCTTCTTCCAAGCAAAGTTAG
- a CDS encoding LemA family protein codes for MGLLIFSVALVAIVAVIIINSYNDLVKYRNRYKNAYSQIDVQLQRRYDLIPNLVETAKGYMKHERETLEAVIAARNSAINASSRAAQNPGDPQAMQQLGNAEGALTGALSRLMVLSESYPELKADRAMTQVMEELSSTENRIAFARQAFNDAVTLYNTKSESFPSNLVANTFNFTVAELLAEANPEIRNAPRVSF; via the coding sequence ATGGGGCTTTTAATATTTTCGGTTGCTTTAGTTGCCATTGTTGCTGTAATTATCATTAATAGCTACAACGATTTAGTCAAGTATCGGAATCGTTACAAAAATGCTTACTCTCAAATCGATGTGCAATTACAGCGTCGCTATGATTTAATTCCCAATTTAGTGGAAACTGCTAAAGGGTATATGAAACATGAGCGAGAAACCTTAGAAGCAGTTATTGCTGCTCGTAATTCTGCAATTAATGCTAGCAGTCGTGCCGCGCAAAATCCCGGTGATCCTCAAGCGATGCAACAGTTGGGCAATGCTGAAGGAGCGTTAACAGGTGCCTTAAGTCGCTTGATGGTACTTTCAGAATCTTATCCAGAATTGAAAGCCGATCGCGCCATGACTCAGGTAATGGAAGAATTATCTTCTACTGAAAACCGGATTGCTTTTGCACGTCAAGCTTTTAATGATGCGGTGACACTCTACAACACCAAGAGCGAATCTTTCCCTAGCAACCTTGTGGCAAATACCTTTAATTTTACTGTTGCAGAATTGCTCGCCGAAGCTAATCCAGAAATCAGAAATGCTCCACGTGTGTCTTTTTAG
- the glgB gene encoding 1,4-alpha-glucan branching enzyme, protein MSMTTIAPEQVNSIVWNQHNDPFEILGSHPIEQDGKTVWAVRAYLPNASAAWVVLPEQRKEYPMQTVHHPHFFECTIETAELANYQLRIKEGEHERVTYDPYAFRSPNLTDFDLHLFSEGNHHRIYEKLGAHPTVIDGVKGVYFAVWAPNARNVSLLGDFNLWDGRKHQMRKGPTGVWELFIPEIGVGEHYKYEIKNFEGHIYEKSDPYGFQQEPRPKTASIVTDLDAYSWNDESWMEKRRRADPLTQPVSVYEVHLGSWLHASSAEPAKLPNGETEPVVIVSELKPGARFLTYRELADRIIPYIKELGYTHLELLPIAEHPFDGSWGYQVTGYYAPTSRFGSPEDFMYFVDKCHQNDIGVIVDWVPGHFPKDGHGLAFFDGSHLYEHADPRKGEHKEWGTLVFNYGRHEVSNFLAANALFWFDKYHIDGIRVDAVASMLYNDYCRKPGEWLPNQYGGRENLEAADFLRQVNHIIFSYFPGILSIAEESTSWPMVSWPTYTGGLGFNLKWNMGWMHDMLDYFSMDPWFRQFHQNNITFSMWYNHSENFMLALSHDEVVHGKSNIIGKMPGDTWQKLANIRCLFSYMFAHPGKKTMFMSMEFGQWSEWNAWADLEWHLLQHEPHQQLKTFFRELNHLYRSEPVLYTQDFAEPGFEWIDCSDNRHSVVSFIRRDKDSDDFAIVVCNFTPQPHSHYRIGVPQKGFYTELFNSDARQYGGSNMGNLGGKWTDDWSLHSRPYSLDLCLPPLGVLILKLDKKKTAEVIG, encoded by the coding sequence ATGTCCATGACCACGATCGCCCCTGAACAGGTTAACAGCATCGTTTGGAATCAGCATAACGATCCCTTTGAAATATTAGGTTCTCATCCCATAGAACAAGACGGTAAAACTGTCTGGGCTGTGCGGGCCTACTTACCAAATGCAAGTGCAGCATGGGTTGTTCTTCCTGAACAACGGAAGGAATACCCAATGCAAACGGTGCATCATCCCCACTTTTTTGAATGCACCATTGAAACCGCAGAACTGGCAAACTACCAGTTACGCATTAAAGAAGGGGAGCATGAGCGTGTCACTTATGACCCTTACGCTTTCCGTTCTCCCAACTTGACAGACTTTGACCTGCATTTATTTAGTGAAGGCAACCATCACCGGATATATGAAAAACTGGGAGCGCATCCCACGGTAATAGACGGCGTTAAAGGCGTTTATTTTGCCGTTTGGGCACCTAACGCTCGGAATGTCTCATTGTTGGGAGATTTCAACCTCTGGGATGGACGCAAACACCAGATGCGTAAAGGCCCTACCGGAGTTTGGGAATTGTTTATTCCTGAAATCGGTGTGGGAGAGCATTATAAATATGAAATCAAAAATTTTGAAGGACACATTTACGAAAAATCCGATCCTTACGGTTTCCAGCAGGAACCCCGCCCGAAAACGGCATCCATTGTCACTGATTTAGATGCTTACAGTTGGAATGACGAAAGCTGGATGGAAAAGCGGCGTCGCGCTGACCCTCTTACCCAGCCTGTCTCAGTCTACGAAGTGCATTTAGGCTCTTGGTTACACGCTTCGAGTGCAGAACCAGCAAAACTCCCCAATGGTGAAACTGAACCTGTAGTTATCGTTTCGGAACTTAAACCCGGCGCACGCTTTCTTACCTACCGAGAACTTGCTGACCGAATCATTCCATACATCAAAGAATTAGGATACACCCATTTAGAATTGCTGCCTATCGCGGAGCATCCCTTTGATGGTTCTTGGGGTTATCAAGTAACTGGTTACTATGCCCCTACCTCCCGTTTTGGCAGCCCCGAAGATTTCATGTATTTTGTTGACAAATGTCACCAAAATGATATAGGGGTAATTGTAGATTGGGTTCCCGGTCACTTCCCTAAAGATGGGCATGGTCTAGCTTTCTTTGATGGCAGCCACCTATACGAACACGCCGACCCCCGTAAAGGTGAACACAAAGAATGGGGTACTTTGGTGTTCAACTACGGTCGCCATGAAGTTAGTAATTTTCTGGCAGCAAATGCCCTCTTCTGGTTTGATAAGTACCACATTGACGGGATTCGTGTCGATGCTGTTGCCTCGATGCTTTATAACGATTATTGTCGCAAACCAGGAGAATGGCTGCCCAACCAGTACGGTGGCAGAGAAAACCTAGAAGCAGCAGATTTTCTGCGTCAGGTAAATCACATTATCTTTAGCTATTTCCCCGGTATTCTTTCAATTGCGGAAGAATCCACTTCCTGGCCAATGGTATCTTGGCCGACCTACACAGGCGGACTGGGCTTTAACTTGAAGTGGAATATGGGCTGGATGCACGATATGCTGGATTATTTCAGCATGGACCCTTGGTTCCGTCAGTTCCACCAAAACAATATTACCTTTAGTATGTGGTATAACCACAGCGAGAACTTCATGCTGGCTCTATCCCACGATGAAGTGGTGCATGGTAAGAGCAATATCATTGGTAAAATGCCGGGGGATACATGGCAGAAGTTAGCTAATATCCGTTGTTTATTTAGCTATATGTTTGCTCATCCAGGCAAGAAAACCATGTTTATGAGTATGGAGTTTGGGCAGTGGAGTGAGTGGAATGCTTGGGCTGATTTGGAGTGGCATTTATTGCAGCATGAACCACACCAACAATTAAAAACGTTTTTCAGGGAATTGAACCATCTCTACCGTTCTGAGCCAGTGTTGTATACCCAGGATTTTGCTGAACCGGGGTTTGAATGGATTGACTGTAGCGACAATCGCCATAGTGTGGTTTCCTTTATTCGTCGCGACAAGGATTCTGATGATTTTGCGATCGTCGTTTGCAATTTTACACCACAACCCCATTCTCATTACCGCATTGGTGTACCGCAAAAGGGATTTTATACTGAGTTGTTCAATAGTGATGCGCGTCAGTATGGCGGCAGCAATATGGGCAACTTAGGTGGTAAATGGACGGATGATTGGTCTTTGCACAGTCGTCCTTATTCACTGGATTTGTGTTTGCCACCTTTGGGTGTGTTGATTCTCAAGCTGGATAAGAAAAAGACTGCTGAGGTGATTGGATAA
- a CDS encoding penicillin-binding protein 2 — translation MQKSPSKTKFRKFRNSKFTGRHKDKGDKRGLLGKLASSIQNQTSTTKSRLFIVWGVLMASGLGLAINLYNLQIVKGPKLTEQARNQQMVNLRPFMPRRPVVDRNSNLLAIDRPVYTLYAHPKLFDKSNEDMAERLAPILAKDSAELVKTFESKRSGIILAPALPEEIIDRVISLRLNGLEWAQKYSRYYPPDDLVSDVVGYVNVDRRGQAGVEYSQEKLLERPVQTVRLSRSGNGSLMPDHAPEGFLHFDDLRLQLTIDSRLQRIARIALKQQMEKFDAKRGAVIVMDALDGSLLALVSQPTYNPNEYAKANISLFKNWTVADLYEPGSTFKPLNVAIALENGVIKPDDMFNDSGSIRVANYTIKNAMNNGNGRISIAQILQYSSNIGMVQIIQRLKPSIYYNWLERLGLGQKVDTDLPFEVGGRLKSQEEFIASPIEPATTSFGQGFSMTPLQLVQMHGALANGGKLVTPHVVRGLIDSKGQMHDSPNRTTPRQIFSAATAQKVLEMMETVVTQGSGKAAQIPGYRIAGKTGTAQKASANGGYIKGARMTSFVAILPVESPRYVVFALVDEPKGESAYGSTVAAPIVKSVIEALIPLEQIPPSKVIEQQKVP, via the coding sequence ATGCAGAAGTCACCAAGCAAAACAAAATTCAGAAAGTTTCGGAATTCAAAATTTACAGGGCGACACAAGGACAAGGGTGATAAACGAGGGCTTTTGGGAAAATTAGCCTCTAGTATCCAAAACCAAACATCCACCACTAAGTCCCGACTGTTCATTGTCTGGGGCGTATTAATGGCATCAGGGTTGGGGTTGGCTATTAACTTGTATAACTTACAAATTGTCAAGGGACCAAAGTTAACTGAGCAGGCACGCAATCAGCAAATGGTGAATTTGCGACCTTTTATGCCCCGTCGCCCAGTGGTAGATCGCAATAGTAATCTGCTGGCGATTGACCGTCCTGTATATACTTTGTACGCTCATCCCAAGCTGTTTGATAAGTCCAATGAGGATATGGCAGAGCGACTTGCCCCAATATTGGCAAAAGATTCTGCTGAATTGGTGAAAACTTTTGAAAGCAAAAGAAGCGGAATTATACTTGCGCCAGCCTTACCAGAAGAAATTATCGATCGCGTCATCTCTTTGCGCTTAAATGGTCTGGAGTGGGCTCAAAAATACTCCCGATATTATCCACCAGACGATTTGGTTTCTGACGTGGTAGGCTACGTGAATGTTGACCGTCGTGGTCAAGCAGGTGTGGAATATTCTCAAGAGAAGTTGTTAGAACGTCCTGTACAAACGGTGCGACTTAGTCGTTCTGGGAATGGGTCCCTGATGCCGGATCATGCACCTGAAGGTTTTTTGCATTTTGATGATTTGCGACTGCAACTTACTATTGATAGTCGTTTGCAACGAATTGCTCGAATTGCGCTCAAACAACAAATGGAGAAGTTTGACGCCAAACGTGGGGCAGTAATTGTCATGGATGCCTTGGATGGTTCCTTACTCGCCCTCGTTTCTCAGCCTACTTATAATCCTAATGAATACGCTAAAGCTAATATTTCACTATTCAAAAACTGGACGGTGGCGGATCTTTATGAACCGGGATCGACTTTTAAGCCTTTGAATGTAGCGATCGCTCTCGAAAATGGTGTCATCAAACCAGATGATATGTTTAATGACTCCGGTTCTATTCGAGTCGCTAATTACACCATCAAAAATGCCATGAATAATGGTAATGGGCGAATCAGCATCGCTCAGATTTTGCAATATTCCAGCAACATTGGGATGGTGCAAATTATCCAACGCTTAAAACCTTCAATTTACTACAACTGGCTAGAACGCTTGGGGCTAGGACAAAAAGTGGATACAGATTTACCTTTTGAAGTCGGCGGACGGCTCAAAAGTCAAGAAGAATTTATCGCTTCGCCAATTGAACCAGCTACTACTTCCTTTGGACAAGGCTTTTCCATGACACCATTACAGCTAGTGCAAATGCACGGTGCTTTAGCTAATGGCGGTAAGTTGGTTACACCCCATGTAGTTCGCGGGCTGATTGATAGCAAAGGGCAAATGCATGATTCACCAAATCGCACCACCCCCCGCCAAATTTTCTCAGCCGCAACAGCCCAAAAGGTTTTGGAAATGATGGAAACTGTTGTTACTCAAGGCAGCGGCAAGGCAGCACAAATTCCGGGATATCGCATTGCTGGTAAAACTGGTACAGCCCAAAAAGCTAGTGCGAATGGCGGATATATCAAGGGTGCGAGAATGACCAGCTTCGTAGCTATTTTACCAGTGGAATCTCCTCGCTATGTAGTATTTGCATTGGTGGATGAACCAAAAGGAGAAAGTGCTTATGGTTCTACTGTCGCCGCCCCAATTGTCAAATCAGTAATCGAAGCGCTGATTCCTCTTGAGCAGATTCCCCCCAGTAAGGTGATTGAGCAGCAGAAAGTGCCGTAG
- a CDS encoding glycerophosphodiester phosphodiesterase — protein sequence MSRTLQDVSPIIIAHRGASGYRPEHTLAAYELAILSADYIEPDLVSTKDGVLIARHENEISETTDVASHAEFAHLQTTKIIDGETKTGWFTEDFTLRELKTLRAKERIPQLRFQNTVYDGLLEIPTLQEIIDLVKVKSSEINREIGIYPEIKHPTYFQSIGLALEAPLLATLTANGYQGANAPIFIQSFEVSNLQDLSTKTDLPLVQLLNDSGKPYDFVVSGCESTYADLVTASGLEEIAKYAKAIGIHKNLLVPRDSNGRLRRRGAACRQTSPTSLVTDAHAAGLLVHVWTFRNEDYFLPLDFQGNPQGEYELFFNLGVDGVFSDYPDTAFAATKF from the coding sequence ATGAGTAGAACTTTGCAAGATGTATCTCCAATTATCATTGCACACCGAGGCGCTAGCGGCTACCGTCCCGAACATACTTTAGCTGCTTATGAGTTAGCGATACTGAGCGCTGATTATATTGAACCTGATTTAGTTTCCACCAAAGACGGCGTTTTAATTGCTCGTCATGAAAATGAGATTTCTGAAACCACCGATGTTGCAAGCCATGCAGAATTTGCTCACCTGCAAACTACCAAAATAATTGATGGTGAAACCAAAACTGGCTGGTTTACTGAAGACTTTACCCTCAGAGAACTGAAAACACTACGAGCTAAAGAGCGAATCCCCCAACTGCGCTTTCAAAATACCGTCTATGATGGACTCTTAGAAATTCCGACGCTGCAAGAAATCATCGATTTAGTCAAGGTTAAAAGTAGCGAAATTAATCGGGAGATTGGCATTTACCCAGAAATTAAGCACCCAACTTACTTTCAATCTATTGGATTAGCCCTAGAAGCACCCCTACTTGCAACTTTAACAGCCAACGGTTATCAGGGAGCTAACGCACCTATTTTCATTCAGTCTTTTGAAGTGAGTAATTTACAAGATTTATCTACAAAGACAGATTTACCTTTGGTGCAATTGCTGAATGACAGTGGTAAACCTTATGATTTTGTCGTTAGTGGTTGTGAAAGCACTTATGCAGATTTAGTTACAGCATCAGGCTTAGAAGAAATTGCTAAATATGCAAAAGCGATTGGAATTCATAAAAATTTACTGGTTCCGAGAGATAGCAATGGTAGATTGCGTAGACGCGGAGCGGCTTGTCGCCAGACATCGCCTACATCTTTAGTCACAGATGCTCATGCCGCAGGTTTGCTGGTTCATGTCTGGACTTTCCGCAATGAAGACTACTTTTTACCCCTGGACTTTCAAGGAAATCCCCAAGGTGAATATGAACTATTTTTCAACTTAGGTGTTGATGGTGTATTTAGTGATTACCCAGATACGGCTTTCGCTGCCACCAAATTTTAG
- the ligA gene encoding NAD-dependent DNA ligase LigA codes for MTQIKPEVKRTEELRQLLQQASYAYYVLDAPIMEDAVYDQLYRELQQLETQYPELTAPDSPTQRVGERPATQFTSVRHNIPLYSLENAFNIDELQGWDQRWRRQIPKIDSVEYVSELKIDGSALALTYQDGILVRGTTRGDGVTGEDITQNVRTIRSIPLRLNFEGLEILERVEVRGEAFLPLEVFKQINEERQKAGEQLFANPRNAAAGTLRQLDSRIVAKRRLDFFGYTLHIPGRDDTSIANTQWEALELLEKMGFRVNPNHKLCASIAEVAKYYEYWDTERLNLPYMTDGVVVKLSSFKLQEQLGFTQKFPRWAVALKYPAEEAPTRVENIAVNVGRTGALTPLAEMRPVQLAGTTVSRATLHNSDRIVQLDIRIGDTVIVRKAGEIIPEVVRVIKELRPADTDPFVMPTHCPVCGQPVVRESGEAVTRCVNASCAAILKGSIEHWVSRDALDIKGLGEKLVYQLVDKGLVHSVADLYELTAEKLSALERMGKKSAEKLVDAIAQSKNQPWSRVLYGLGIRHVGSVNAQLLTQKYFTVDQLATAKQSDIEGIYGIGAEIAQSVYQWFRIDANQKLIERLQAEGLQLTATEETKTVGDGNQKFAGKTFVITGILPTLKRDEAKALIQKAGGKVTDSVSKKTDYLLLGEDAGSKLEKAVSLGITQLSEVQLLEMIKD; via the coding sequence ATGACACAGATTAAGCCGGAAGTAAAGCGCACAGAAGAATTGCGCCAGTTATTGCAACAAGCTAGCTATGCTTATTACGTCCTAGATGCTCCCATTATGGAGGATGCAGTCTATGACCAGTTATATCGAGAATTACAACAATTGGAAACTCAATATCCAGAGTTGACAGCACCCGATAGTCCGACTCAGCGCGTGGGTGAGAGACCAGCAACGCAGTTTACCTCGGTGCGGCATAATATCCCTTTGTACAGTCTGGAGAATGCCTTCAATATTGATGAGTTGCAAGGCTGGGATCAACGTTGGCGGCGACAAATACCAAAAATAGATTCAGTGGAATATGTCAGTGAACTGAAAATTGATGGTTCTGCTTTGGCTCTTACTTACCAAGATGGCATTCTAGTTAGAGGGACAACTAGGGGTGATGGGGTGACGGGTGAAGATATCACCCAAAACGTGCGGACAATTCGCTCAATTCCCTTACGTTTGAATTTTGAAGGGTTAGAAATTCTCGAAAGGGTGGAAGTGCGAGGTGAGGCGTTTTTGCCATTGGAAGTGTTTAAACAAATTAACGAGGAAAGGCAAAAAGCAGGTGAGCAATTATTTGCTAATCCCCGTAATGCCGCAGCTGGTACACTCAGGCAACTAGACTCGCGCATTGTCGCTAAACGGCGGTTAGATTTCTTTGGCTACACCTTGCACATTCCTGGTAGAGATGACACCAGTATTGCCAATACGCAATGGGAAGCGTTGGAGTTGCTAGAAAAGATGGGTTTTCGAGTCAACCCTAACCACAAACTCTGTGCTTCGATCGCAGAAGTGGCAAAATATTATGAATACTGGGATACGGAACGACTGAATTTACCCTACATGACTGATGGGGTAGTAGTGAAGCTGAGTTCTTTTAAACTTCAGGAACAGCTAGGGTTTACGCAGAAATTCCCCCGTTGGGCAGTAGCCTTAAAATACCCAGCCGAAGAAGCACCTACCCGTGTGGAAAATATTGCTGTAAATGTTGGGAGAACGGGGGCTTTAACACCGTTAGCTGAAATGCGCCCGGTGCAATTGGCGGGAACAACAGTTTCCCGTGCAACTTTACATAATAGCGATCGCATTGTTCAATTAGACATCCGCATTGGTGATACTGTCATTGTCCGCAAAGCTGGAGAAATTATTCCAGAAGTGGTGAGGGTAATCAAAGAACTCCGTCCGGCTGATACTGACCCCTTCGTGATGCCTACCCATTGCCCAGTCTGTGGCCAACCTGTGGTGCGAGAATCAGGTGAGGCGGTGACTCGGTGCGTCAATGCTTCCTGTGCGGCGATTCTTAAAGGTTCCATTGAACATTGGGTAAGTCGTGATGCCTTAGATATTAAAGGTTTAGGCGAAAAGTTGGTATATCAACTCGTTGATAAAGGTTTGGTGCATTCCGTTGCCGATTTATATGAGTTGACAGCAGAGAAATTATCTGCATTAGAAAGAATGGGGAAAAAGTCGGCAGAGAAGTTAGTGGATGCGATCGCTCAATCAAAAAATCAACCTTGGTCAAGGGTATTATATGGTTTAGGCATCCGTCACGTTGGCAGCGTAAATGCCCAATTGTTGACTCAGAAATATTTCACTGTAGACCAGTTAGCCACAGCAAAGCAATCAGATATTGAAGGCATTTACGGTATTGGTGCTGAAATTGCCCAATCGGTGTATCAGTGGTTTCGGATTGATGCCAACCAAAAATTGATAGAACGCCTGCAAGCAGAAGGATTGCAATTAACTGCCACCGAGGAAACAAAAACAGTTGGCGATGGGAATCAAAAGTTCGCAGGTAAAACTTTTGTAATTACGGGTATATTGCCAACCTTAAAGCGTGATGAAGCAAAGGCTTTGATTCAAAAAGCTGGGGGGAAAGTGACTGATTCAGTGAGTAAAAAAACAGATTATTTATTATTAGGAGAAGATGCCGGTTCTAAGTTAGAAAAAGCGGTTTCCCTGGGAATTACGCAGTTAAGCGAGGTGCAATTGTTGGAGATGATTAAAGATTGA
- the mtnA gene encoding S-methyl-5-thioribose-1-phosphate isomerase: MTLSTNQVYPVIWHNDSVSLIDQTRLPNEYTFVEIHRSEDMARAIKTMIVRGAPAIGVAAGYGMYLGAREIETSDRTEFLQHLDRVAQLLCSTRPTAVNLFWAISRMLKAAYETLGTVEEIKQTLLQTAQAINIEDLQTCQAIGDHSLAVLPTTPQKLTLLTHCNAGALATAGYGTALGVVRSAWREGRLERLFADETRPRLQGAKLTTWECVQEGIPVTLITDNMAAHCMKQGLIHAVVVGADRIAANGDTANKIGTYSVAIAAKAHNIPFFVAAPLSTVDFELADGSKIPIEEREPTEIYQVGDTILTPAGVDFYNPAFDVTPAELITAIITENGAIAPHHLAKSQLKQVV, encoded by the coding sequence GTGACACTTTCCACAAACCAGGTTTATCCCGTTATTTGGCACAACGATTCGGTGTCACTAATTGACCAAACACGCCTACCCAACGAATATACATTTGTGGAAATTCACCGCAGTGAAGATATGGCGCGGGCAATTAAAACGATGATTGTTCGAGGTGCGCCGGCAATTGGTGTGGCTGCGGGGTATGGAATGTATCTTGGCGCGAGGGAAATTGAGACTAGCGATCGCACCGAATTTTTGCAACACTTAGATCGAGTAGCCCAGTTGTTGTGTTCTACTCGTCCAACAGCAGTAAATTTATTTTGGGCAATTAGCCGGATGCTGAAAGCCGCATACGAAACCCTGGGAACAGTAGAAGAGATTAAGCAAACACTTTTGCAAACAGCCCAAGCAATTAATATTGAAGATTTGCAAACCTGTCAAGCGATCGGCGATCATAGTTTGGCAGTGTTGCCCACTACCCCACAAAAGCTGACTTTACTTACTCACTGTAATGCTGGGGCACTAGCTACGGCTGGTTACGGCACAGCCTTGGGTGTTGTGCGTTCCGCTTGGAGGGAAGGACGTTTAGAACGTTTATTTGCCGACGAAACTCGTCCTCGCTTACAAGGCGCAAAACTCACTACTTGGGAATGTGTGCAAGAAGGTATTCCAGTAACATTAATTACTGATAATATGGCAGCCCATTGTATGAAACAGGGTTTGATTCATGCTGTAGTTGTGGGTGCTGACCGAATTGCGGCTAATGGCGACACTGCTAATAAAATTGGTACATATAGTGTTGCGATCGCAGCTAAAGCCCATAATATCCCCTTCTTTGTTGCTGCACCCCTTTCCACCGTTGATTTTGAATTAGCTGATGGTAGCAAAATTCCCATTGAAGAACGCGAACCAACAGAAATCTATCAAGTTGGCGATACCATTCTCACACCTGCGGGTGTAGATTTTTACAATCCAGCTTTTGATGTGACTCCGGCAGAGTTGATTACAGCCATCATTACAGAGAATGGAGCGATCGCGCCTCATCATTTAGCAAAATCACAGCTAAAACAAGTAGTGTAA